CAGCAGCCCCCGTACCAGCGGGGGACTATCACGGAGTACCTCATCGCGCACGCCCAGGAGTCGGTCCCGCCGCTGGGTGCGATCTGCCCAAACGCGCCGCCGGCGCTCGCCGCGATCGCGGCCAAAATGATCGCCAAGGATCCACGCCAGAGGTACCAAACTCCCGCCGAGGTCGCCGCTGCGCTCCGGGACGTCGGTGACTCGGACGCAACGACCGAGTGGTCCCCGCTCCGGCCCCGGAGGCGGAAATACGTTGCTGTGGTAGGTGCCGTGCTGTTGGGCCTGTTGGGAGCGGTCGCCGCAGTCGCGCTCGCTCCGGTGAAGAAGGGGGCACCCGAGGGCCAAGGAGTTCCGCCGGACCCGGCCGCTCGTGAGGGAGCCGACTCCGATCACGCGCGCGAGGTGACGAACGCCCCCGCCCCCGCTTTGAAGTCGCCGGGTGAGCCAGTAACAGGCGGCAAGGCCGAGTTTGTCCCGCTGTTCAACGGTACCGACACCAAGGGCTGGGAACAACTCGGCAGCACGCACGGGGTTTGGAAGGTGGCGAATAAGGCGCTGGTCGGAACGATGCCCGAGGGCGTGGAGGAGGTCAGCGTGCTCAAATCGACGCGCTCCGATTTCCGGAATTTCCACCTCCGCCTGCGGGTGATGGGGACACGGGACGGCGGCGAAGCGCGGGTGCTCCTTCAGGCCCCAACGAACGGGAAGACGGAAGGTAAACCGGCCGTGTCACGTTATCGGGTCATGCTCGGTTCCCCACAGAACCGTTCGGGAGAGGAGGTCGGACGGTTGGTGTTCCGGAGGGACGACGCGCAGCCGCTGCTAGCGGACCCGAAGGTGCGCCCCCGGACTTGGTTCACCGTGAATGTGGTTGTGGATAACGCCCGGATCACGGCCGAGGTCAACGGCGTGCGCACGGGCGAGTTCGTCGATCCCGAGCGCCCTGCGTTCCCATCCGATATCCGACTGTTTCTGCGGGGGCGGAGCGTTCAATTTCAAGCCATTGAGGTGAAGGAGTTGCCGTGATCCGCACCGCGACGTCACCCCGACACTCATCGACGGGGATGCCGATGAGTTGACGGACCGTCCAACGGCTTAGTTCTGGGTCGTGGTGTGGGTTGCGAATTGGCGGGGTGCGAGGTGACCGATGCCCGAATGCTTCCGCCCGAACCTATAGTACCTCACATATTCTGCGACGACCGTCCGGTCCG
This region of Gemmata massiliana genomic DNA includes:
- a CDS encoding protein kinase domain-containing protein, with amino-acid sequence MPDPTDTPPATEDGALAALQQLGGYTNVRELKAGGMGVVYLARNIDFQRDEVLKVIKPTEQMSAEARARFRREIEAMGRLNHPNIVTPYVVREVASVLVLIMEFAGESLESFVRRRRGVPPALACRLIAQAADGLQHAHEREVVHRDIKPSNILVSEVSGRLQVKIADFGLAKARLEAGSKTIKPGPELTETGIGMGTPPYMSPEQAVDSKSVDIRTDIYALGCTLYFTLTQQPPYQRGTITEYLIAHAQESVPPLGAICPNAPPALAAIAAKMIAKDPRQRYQTPAEVAAALRDVGDSDATTEWSPLRPRRRKYVAVVGAVLLGLLGAVAAVALAPVKKGAPEGQGVPPDPAAREGADSDHAREVTNAPAPALKSPGEPVTGGKAEFVPLFNGTDTKGWEQLGSTHGVWKVANKALVGTMPEGVEEVSVLKSTRSDFRNFHLRLRVMGTRDGGEARVLLQAPTNGKTEGKPAVSRYRVMLGSPQNRSGEEVGRLVFRRDDAQPLLADPKVRPRTWFTVNVVVDNARITAEVNGVRTGEFVDPERPAFPSDIRLFLRGRSVQFQAIEVKELP